In Nitrobacteraceae bacterium AZCC 1564, the following proteins share a genomic window:
- a CDS encoding kynurenine formamidase (product_source=COG1878; cog=COG1878; pfam=PF04199; superfamily=102198): MDIKVGKAAIAEASEKLSNWGRWGKEDQIGTLNFVTPEHVTRAAKLVKKGKVFGMGIPLDANGPQSGLFGGRWNPIHTMLATGTDAIAGRQDEINRMRYADDAINMPVQAATHWDSLGHVFYVDKMYNGHDARNVDSRGVHRLGIEHTRDRMVGRGILLDVARFKGVDSLDDGYAISNDELDAVAKKQGVTIQEGDFVIIRTGHMERCIKNKAWGGYAGGDAPGVKFENCYWCFDKKIAAICSDTWGVEVRPNEGPEVAQPWHWVVIPAMGLTMGEIFYVKELAEDCAADKVYEFMFAGPPLVITGGTGSPINPLAIK, encoded by the coding sequence ATGGACATCAAGGTTGGCAAGGCCGCAATCGCCGAGGCGAGCGAGAAACTTTCGAACTGGGGACGATGGGGTAAAGAGGACCAGATCGGTACTCTGAACTTCGTCACGCCGGAGCATGTTACGCGCGCTGCCAAGCTCGTGAAGAAGGGCAAGGTCTTTGGGATGGGGATTCCGCTCGATGCGAATGGCCCGCAGAGTGGCCTGTTTGGCGGTCGCTGGAATCCCATTCACACGATGCTTGCAACCGGCACGGACGCGATCGCGGGTCGGCAGGATGAAATCAACCGGATGCGCTACGCCGATGATGCCATCAATATGCCGGTGCAAGCAGCCACGCACTGGGATTCCCTTGGGCACGTTTTCTATGTCGACAAGATGTATAACGGCCATGATGCAAGGAATGTCGATAGCCGTGGCGTGCATCGGCTTGGAATCGAACATACCCGCGATCGCATGGTTGGACGTGGCATTCTGCTTGACGTTGCGCGCTTCAAGGGCGTGGATTCATTGGACGACGGCTATGCCATCTCCAACGATGAGCTCGACGCTGTTGCGAAGAAGCAGGGCGTGACGATCCAGGAAGGAGACTTCGTCATCATCCGCACGGGTCACATGGAGCGCTGCATCAAGAACAAGGCGTGGGGTGGTTATGCAGGCGGAGATGCGCCCGGCGTTAAGTTCGAAAATTGCTATTGGTGCTTTGATAAGAAAATCGCGGCGATCTGCTCCGACACCTGGGGCGTCGAAGTACGGCCGAACGAAGGACCGGAAGTCGCGCAGCCCTGGCACTGGGTTGTCATTCCCGCCATGGGCCTCACGATGGGCGAGATCTTTTATGTGAAAGAACTTGCTGAAGATTGCGCGGCTGACAAAGTCTACGAATTTATGTTTGCCGGCCCTCCGCTCGTCATCACTGGTGGTACGGGCTCGCCGATCAATCCGCTTGCAATTAAGTAG
- a CDS encoding hypothetical protein (product_source=Hypo-rule applied; cleavage_site_network=SignalP-noTM) — protein MAMAHALFVLSSLTTTLVASSVQAQSIPPEGPVSVTFSATQTSPIKPMPIGNGKEFVVINQAMTASNDAGNPILHDMGGRCLFSRLTDSSAKTAELHGFCSYVDKDGDQIFEQCDFLPGAPNHCNVTGGTGKFENLQASLVITVKFLKSNYDGISQAVGNKKGTYKIVKTN, from the coding sequence ATGGCAATGGCTCATGCACTCTTCGTACTGTCCTCCCTTACTACCACCCTCGTTGCCAGCAGTGTTCAAGCACAGAGTATTCCGCCGGAAGGTCCTGTCTCCGTCACATTCTCGGCCACGCAAACTTCACCCATCAAGCCGATGCCAATCGGGAACGGGAAGGAGTTCGTCGTGATTAACCAGGCGATGACAGCATCAAACGATGCGGGAAATCCAATTCTTCACGACATGGGCGGACGATGCCTGTTTAGCCGCCTTACAGATTCGTCAGCCAAGACCGCAGAACTTCACGGATTCTGCAGTTACGTCGACAAGGATGGCGATCAGATCTTCGAGCAATGCGATTTTCTTCCGGGCGCACCCAACCACTGCAACGTGACCGGAGGCACGGGCAAGTTCGAAAACCTTCAAGCCTCGCTCGTCATCACCGTAAAATTCCTCAAATCCAACTACGACGGCATCAGCCAGGCCGTGGGCAACAAGAAGGGAACGTACAAGATCGTCAAAACGAACTGA
- a CDS encoding DNA-binding transcriptional LysR family regulator (product_source=COG0583; cath_funfam=1.10.10.10,3.40.190.10; cog=COG0583; pfam=PF00126,PF03466; smart=SM00497; superfamily=46785,53850) has product MDKLASLRAFTKVVELGSFSEAGRALRLSRSAISKYINDLENELGVQLLNRTTRRVSPTENGQVYFERAIGVLTELDAADQAVTHLQSTPRGLLRVNAPMSFGTLQLGPAIADFMERYPELRIQLVLSDAQVDPVQEGLDVTLRIADLESSSLIARKIMPVDRVICASPDYFARHGTPKHPSDLREHNCLAYGFLSTGNQWKLIGRDGDHWIQPPWTLCVNNAEVLRDAAINGRGIAVLPIFIASDALRDGRLQTCLADYHPPRLALYALYPPTQHLAVKVRLFIDFLVERFG; this is encoded by the coding sequence ATGGACAAGCTTGCCAGCCTTCGCGCGTTCACCAAGGTCGTCGAACTCGGCAGCTTTTCGGAGGCGGGGCGGGCGCTGCGCCTCTCCCGCTCCGCGATCAGCAAGTACATCAACGATCTGGAAAACGAACTCGGCGTCCAACTCCTCAATCGGACGACGCGCCGGGTCAGCCCGACGGAGAACGGCCAAGTCTATTTCGAACGAGCCATTGGTGTGTTGACCGAACTCGACGCAGCGGATCAAGCCGTTACCCATCTGCAGTCAACCCCGCGCGGGCTCCTGCGCGTCAACGCGCCGATGTCGTTCGGTACATTGCAGCTTGGACCGGCCATTGCCGACTTCATGGAGCGCTACCCCGAACTTCGCATTCAGCTCGTGCTGAGCGATGCGCAAGTCGATCCGGTACAGGAGGGCCTGGACGTCACGCTGCGCATTGCCGATCTCGAATCCTCGAGCTTGATTGCCCGTAAGATCATGCCGGTCGATCGGGTTATCTGCGCTTCTCCAGATTATTTCGCGCGTCACGGAACACCGAAACATCCGAGTGATCTGCGCGAGCATAACTGTCTCGCCTACGGCTTCCTCTCCACCGGCAACCAATGGAAACTGATCGGACGAGACGGCGACCATTGGATCCAGCCGCCATGGACCTTGTGCGTCAACAATGCCGAGGTTCTGCGCGATGCCGCCATCAATGGCCGTGGCATCGCCGTCCTACCGATCTTTATCGCATCGGACGCCCTCCGCGATGGACGACTGCAAACGTGTCTCGCCGACTATCACCCACCTCGACTCGCGCTCTATGCACTTTATCCGCCCACCCAGCACCTTGCTGTGAAGGTCCGGCTATTCATCGATTTCCTGGTCGAGAGGTTTGGCTGA
- a CDS encoding glyoxalase family protein (product_source=KO:K15975; cath_funfam=3.10.180.10; cog=COG0346; ko=KO:K15975; pfam=PF00903; superfamily=54593), whose protein sequence is MSGIHHVTAIAGNALRNFDFYTHALGLRFVKKTVNFDDPGTYHFYYGDETGQPGSILTFFPWEHAAAGRGGVGQAQQTSFRVPARSLGYWTHRFIEKGIEHQALEKRFGEAVLPFTDSDGMSLALVGVPGAENEPGWSNGEVPSEHAIRGFHGVTLLLDDATKTGAILTDVFGFKESGREGSVVRYVAEGAELAHIVDIYEAKGFLPGRQGRGSVHHIAFRAADDAEQAAMAQKLVTGHRMHPTEQKDRNYFRSIYFREPGGVLFEIATDIPGFAVDEPVASLGTELKLPAFLEPHRKDIESVLPALEGAT, encoded by the coding sequence ATGTCAGGCATCCACCACGTCACCGCGATCGCCGGCAACGCATTGCGGAATTTCGATTTTTATACCCACGCCCTGGGTCTGCGCTTCGTCAAGAAGACAGTCAATTTCGACGATCCCGGCACCTATCACTTTTACTATGGCGACGAGACCGGACAGCCGGGCTCTATTCTCACGTTCTTCCCGTGGGAGCATGCCGCAGCCGGCCGTGGCGGCGTCGGCCAAGCTCAACAGACATCCTTCCGCGTACCGGCGCGCTCATTGGGGTACTGGACGCATCGCTTCATCGAGAAGGGCATTGAACATCAGGCCTTGGAAAAGCGGTTTGGCGAGGCTGTGCTTCCGTTCACCGATTCGGATGGGATGAGTCTGGCGCTCGTCGGCGTCCCCGGTGCAGAGAACGAGCCCGGTTGGAGCAACGGCGAGGTGCCTTCTGAACATGCGATCCGTGGCTTTCATGGGGTTACCCTGCTGCTCGACGACGCGACGAAGACTGGAGCAATTCTGACCGACGTCTTCGGTTTCAAGGAAAGTGGCCGGGAAGGATCAGTCGTCCGTTACGTCGCGGAAGGCGCGGAGCTCGCGCACATCGTCGATATCTATGAGGCCAAAGGCTTTCTGCCGGGACGGCAGGGCCGTGGTTCGGTGCATCACATCGCTTTCCGAGCGGCAGATGACGCCGAGCAAGCGGCGATGGCGCAAAAACTCGTCACCGGTCACCGCATGCATCCGACCGAACAGAAGGATCGCAACTACTTCCGTTCGATCTACTTCCGTGAACCCGGCGGCGTTCTGTTCGAGATTGCGACGGACATTCCGGGCTTTGCAGTCGATGAGCCAGTCGCGTCGCTTGGTACGGAATTGAAGCTGCCGGCTTTTCTTGAGCCGCATCGCAAAGACATTGAGAGCGTGTTGCCAGCCTTGGAAGGAGCCACGTGA
- a CDS encoding phospholipase/carboxylesterase (product_source=KO:K06999; cath_funfam=3.40.50.1820; cog=COG0400; ko=KO:K06999; superfamily=53474), whose amino-acid sequence MTQNRSFIHRFEPGTRLEAPPLLLLHGTGGDENDLLPLGRAVSPGSALLSVRGQVLEHGMPRFFRRLAEGVFDEDDVVRRAHELADFVEDARKQYGIAAPIALGYSNGANIAAAMLLLRPSVLAGGLLVRAMVPLSRPPEADLAGRPVLILSGLRDPIISSENGETLAAMLHNAGADVDRRVVPVGHELSQTDLLLAQQWMAERSVPAPHEA is encoded by the coding sequence ATGACACAGAACCGGTCCTTCATCCATCGCTTCGAGCCGGGTACCCGGCTCGAAGCTCCACCACTCCTCTTGCTTCACGGCACTGGCGGTGACGAGAATGATTTGTTGCCACTGGGACGCGCGGTCTCGCCGGGTTCGGCTTTGCTGTCGGTTCGTGGCCAAGTGCTCGAACACGGCATGCCGCGCTTCTTCCGCCGCCTCGCAGAAGGTGTCTTCGATGAAGACGATGTCGTACGGCGTGCCCACGAGCTAGCCGATTTCGTTGAGGATGCACGCAAGCAGTACGGTATCGCCGCGCCGATTGCGCTGGGTTATTCCAACGGTGCGAATATCGCGGCCGCGATGCTTCTGCTTCGGCCAAGCGTCCTTGCCGGAGGTTTGCTGGTTCGCGCGATGGTGCCGTTGTCGCGACCGCCCGAAGCTGATCTCGCCGGAAGACCCGTGCTGATTCTATCGGGATTGCGAGATCCGATCATTTCTTCAGAGAACGGCGAAACGTTGGCTGCGATGCTGCACAACGCTGGAGCGGACGTTGATCGTCGGGTTGTCCCCGTGGGGCATGAACTTTCGCAGACGGATCTCTTGCTTGCGCAACAATGGATGGCGGAGAGGAGCGTTCCGGCGCCGCACGAGGCCTAA
- a CDS encoding branched-chain amino acid transport system ATP-binding protein (product_source=KO:K01996; cath_funfam=3.40.50.300; cog=COG0410; ko=KO:K01996; pfam=PF00005; smart=SM00382; superfamily=52540), which yields MGNSLTIEGVDAGYGAVTVLSNVSLRAGDGETVALLGTNGNGKTTLMRCITGQIVPSRGKIIAEIDGQRHSLIGMSTEEIVDIGISLVPEGRRLFPKLTVEENLTLGAYRRTARAQIAKNIEFCFEAFPRLKERRGQMAGSMSGGEQQMLALGRALMAGPRILLVDEPSVGLAPILVARMIDKIAELSSALGLTVLMAEQNFEQATRIANRGYVLVHGQVALAADSVADLRSSDVVRRLYLGGD from the coding sequence TTGGGCAATAGTCTGACCATTGAAGGTGTTGATGCCGGCTACGGTGCTGTCACCGTGCTGTCGAATGTCAGTCTTCGGGCGGGCGATGGAGAAACCGTCGCGTTGCTGGGGACGAATGGCAACGGCAAGACCACGCTGATGCGCTGTATCACCGGACAGATCGTTCCGAGCCGCGGGAAGATTATCGCGGAGATTGACGGGCAGCGGCATAGCCTCATTGGCATGTCGACCGAGGAAATCGTCGATATTGGGATTTCACTGGTGCCGGAGGGCCGACGGCTGTTTCCAAAGCTGACGGTCGAAGAAAATCTCACGCTCGGGGCCTATCGGAGAACAGCTCGGGCTCAGATCGCGAAGAACATCGAATTCTGCTTCGAGGCATTTCCGCGGTTGAAAGAGCGCCGCGGCCAGATGGCTGGATCGATGAGCGGCGGAGAGCAACAGATGCTTGCGCTAGGACGAGCGTTGATGGCCGGTCCGCGCATTCTTCTTGTCGATGAGCCATCGGTCGGCCTCGCTCCCATTCTGGTTGCGCGCATGATCGACAAGATCGCGGAGCTTTCATCCGCGCTAGGTCTGACCGTTTTGATGGCAGAGCAGAATTTCGAACAAGCGACAAGAATAGCGAACCGCGGCTACGTGCTTGTTCACGGGCAGGTTGCACTTGCCGCCGACAGTGTCGCGGATCTGAGAAGCAGCGACGTGGTTCGCCGCCTCTATCTCGGAGGCGACTGA
- a CDS encoding putative ATPase/class 3 adenylate cyclase (product_source=COG3899/COG2114; cath_funfam=1.10.150.50,1.25.40.10,3.30.70.1230; cog=COG2114,COG3899; pfam=PF00211,PF00536,PF13191; smart=SM00044,SM00454; superfamily=46785,47769,48452,52540,55073) has product MTGIAEWLASIGLGEYAQRFGENAIDLSVVRDLTEQDLKDLGVLLGHRRKMLRAISELKAGILVTPQTRTRLLPRDAAERRQLTLMFCDLVGSSALSVRLDPEDLRAVIGAYHDCIAKIIGKNDGVIVKYLGDGVLASFGYPVAHEDDAEQATRTGLAIVEAVASLPTDIGERLQVRVGIATGTVVVGDLIGEGAAKEQAVIGETPNLAARLQMLAEPGTVVISESTHRLTDGHFEYRHLGPVTLKGWTEPISAWQVLRTTGVVSRFEAQHKSRLNPLIGRNEELELLTRRWCAATHGQGCVAVLTGEPGIGKSHIALALQERVQAEPHYTLRFFCSAHHTNSALYPFIGQLERAARFERSDTPPEKLAKLEALLALSGPQPSHTMPLVANLLSIPSNDPYHVAEMPPQKRREMTLTALLGLLDGLSARRPVFLIFEDVHWADPTSRELLTAILDRVPRLRVLLLITARPEFTPPWPGHAHVTTVSLTRLSRRDGATLIDRVTAGKPLPEEVMNEILARTDGVPLFVEELTKTVLETGLLDEHDGRYTLKRPLPALAIPTTLHASLIARLDRLAPVREVAQIGAVVGRQFSYELLSTVAGLPREKLDDALAQLVRSELIFCRGENPDAVYIFKHALVRDAAYSGLLKSRRAALHATIADAFEQRFPEIVEAQPETLAHHLTEAGLIEKAEGYWLEASKKAAMRSANLEAIAHAQRGIETLAYLPDGKEKDRRELDFQFSLGPCLIATQGPASNNAIATFARARELCERLGDPPEHLQVMFWLTTASVIRGELPIAQETIAVLLSLAQARGNRPALLNAMRGQAMIRLFMGQMTGAREVLERAIAAFNISSEEERLAARAAGQDAGVADMALMSWTLWLLGDADAAIAQAAAAIQRADDIDHPHSQAYACYYASVLHALRGEFTHAQNYAERCLALSDEHGFRQWRGLAHAVRGICSDLLSPSSAALEEVHMALEEYRSAGYQLGITALYVLLCPALLSNSKREDALDLIEQGLTMANHNSERIFEAELYRLKAQALLICGAPGTAPEVQSLLEQGLALAKSQQARALELRAAKSLAALWANQGKRREAIDLLAPIYASFTEGFETRDLAEAKDLLDQLQ; this is encoded by the coding sequence ATGACAGGTATTGCGGAGTGGCTAGCATCGATCGGGTTGGGAGAGTACGCCCAGCGCTTCGGCGAGAATGCGATTGACCTTTCGGTCGTCCGCGATCTTACAGAACAGGACCTCAAGGATCTCGGTGTCCTGCTTGGGCATCGCCGCAAGATGTTGCGTGCGATCTCGGAGCTCAAGGCCGGCATCCTGGTAACACCTCAGACGAGAACCAGACTATTGCCGCGCGATGCGGCAGAGCGGCGTCAGCTTACGCTGATGTTTTGCGATCTAGTGGGCTCGTCGGCGCTGTCGGTCCGCCTTGACCCCGAGGACCTGCGAGCCGTTATCGGCGCCTATCATGACTGCATCGCGAAGATCATCGGCAAGAACGACGGCGTCATCGTTAAATATCTCGGCGACGGCGTTCTTGCCTCTTTCGGCTATCCCGTCGCGCACGAAGACGATGCCGAACAAGCAACACGCACGGGGCTGGCGATCGTTGAGGCTGTCGCCAGCCTCCCGACGGATATCGGCGAGAGGTTACAGGTACGTGTCGGTATTGCCACCGGCACCGTGGTTGTCGGCGATCTGATCGGTGAGGGCGCGGCCAAGGAGCAAGCCGTGATCGGGGAAACGCCGAATCTGGCGGCGCGCCTGCAAATGCTCGCAGAGCCCGGCACAGTGGTCATCTCCGAAAGCACGCACCGCCTCACCGATGGACACTTTGAGTACCGGCATCTCGGCCCGGTCACATTGAAGGGTTGGACGGAGCCGATTTCTGCATGGCAAGTCCTGCGAACCACCGGCGTGGTGAGCCGGTTTGAAGCACAGCACAAAAGCAGGCTCAATCCTCTCATCGGACGCAATGAAGAACTCGAATTGCTGACGCGCCGCTGGTGCGCCGCCACCCACGGCCAAGGCTGCGTTGCCGTGCTGACCGGAGAACCAGGCATCGGCAAATCGCACATTGCTCTCGCGCTTCAGGAGCGCGTCCAGGCTGAGCCACACTATACGCTGCGCTTTTTCTGTTCGGCACACCACACCAACAGTGCGCTGTATCCGTTCATCGGCCAACTCGAACGCGCGGCCAGATTTGAGCGAAGTGATACGCCGCCTGAAAAACTCGCCAAGCTCGAGGCTTTGCTCGCACTATCTGGCCCCCAACCAAGCCATACAATGCCGCTTGTCGCCAACCTCCTCTCGATCCCCTCGAACGATCCTTACCATGTCGCGGAGATGCCTCCGCAGAAGCGGAGAGAGATGACGTTGACGGCACTTTTGGGCTTGCTCGACGGACTGTCGGCGCGGCGGCCGGTATTCCTCATCTTCGAAGATGTACATTGGGCAGACCCGACCTCGCGGGAGCTGCTGACCGCGATCTTGGATCGTGTGCCGCGCCTCCGCGTATTGCTTCTCATCACCGCAAGGCCGGAGTTCACACCACCCTGGCCGGGCCACGCGCATGTGACAACCGTCTCCCTCACACGCCTGAGCCGGCGCGACGGAGCGACGTTGATTGACCGTGTCACGGCCGGCAAGCCGCTTCCCGAAGAGGTGATGAACGAAATTCTCGCCCGCACTGACGGCGTACCTCTCTTCGTTGAGGAACTGACTAAGACGGTGCTCGAAACGGGGCTGCTGGACGAACATGATGGGCGTTACACCCTCAAGCGCCCGTTACCAGCGTTGGCGATCCCAACGACCCTGCATGCGTCACTCATCGCCCGGCTCGATCGCCTGGCTCCCGTACGGGAAGTGGCGCAAATCGGTGCCGTCGTGGGCCGCCAGTTCTCATACGAGCTGCTGAGTACCGTTGCCGGGCTGCCCCGAGAGAAACTCGACGATGCGCTTGCCCAGTTGGTTCGATCCGAATTGATATTCTGCCGGGGCGAGAACCCCGATGCAGTTTACATTTTCAAACACGCACTGGTTCGCGATGCAGCCTATTCAGGTCTGCTGAAAAGCCGCCGTGCAGCGCTTCACGCCACGATTGCGGATGCATTCGAGCAACGCTTCCCGGAGATCGTGGAGGCTCAACCCGAAACTCTCGCACATCATCTCACTGAGGCAGGTCTGATTGAAAAGGCGGAGGGCTATTGGCTGGAGGCCAGCAAGAAAGCGGCCATGCGCTCTGCCAATCTTGAGGCGATCGCGCACGCGCAGCGGGGCATAGAAACGTTGGCTTATTTGCCTGACGGCAAGGAAAAGGACCGGCGAGAGCTCGATTTTCAGTTTTCCTTGGGACCCTGCCTCATCGCGACCCAAGGGCCGGCCTCGAACAATGCGATTGCCACGTTTGCCCGCGCCCGTGAACTATGCGAGCGCCTCGGAGATCCACCTGAGCATCTCCAGGTGATGTTCTGGCTGACCACTGCCAGCGTCATTCGTGGCGAGCTTCCGATTGCCCAGGAAACGATTGCGGTATTGCTCAGTCTTGCGCAGGCACGCGGCAATCGGCCGGCGCTGCTCAACGCCATGCGTGGACAGGCCATGATCCGGCTTTTCATGGGACAAATGACCGGCGCACGCGAAGTGCTTGAACGAGCCATCGCAGCATTTAACATCAGCAGCGAAGAAGAACGATTAGCCGCCCGCGCAGCAGGCCAGGATGCGGGAGTGGCGGACATGGCCCTCATGTCATGGACTCTCTGGCTGCTGGGCGATGCCGACGCGGCAATCGCCCAAGCCGCCGCGGCCATTCAGCGTGCTGATGATATCGATCATCCCCATTCGCAAGCCTATGCCTGCTATTACGCATCCGTTCTTCATGCCCTGCGAGGAGAGTTCACGCACGCACAGAATTATGCGGAGCGTTGTCTTGCGCTTTCTGACGAGCACGGATTCCGGCAGTGGCGCGGGCTGGCCCACGCGGTGCGAGGCATATGCAGTGATCTGCTATCACCCTCCTCCGCCGCACTCGAGGAAGTTCATATGGCGCTCGAGGAGTATCGCAGCGCCGGATATCAGCTCGGCATCACAGCGCTGTATGTCCTGCTGTGCCCGGCCCTCTTATCCAACAGCAAAAGGGAAGATGCGCTGGACCTGATCGAACAGGGGCTGACAATGGCCAACCACAATTCCGAACGGATATTTGAAGCCGAACTGTATCGGCTAAAGGCACAGGCGCTGCTTATCTGCGGGGCACCAGGCACCGCCCCCGAAGTGCAGTCGCTGCTCGAACAAGGATTGGCCCTGGCCAAAAGCCAGCAAGCGAGGGCGCTAGAGCTTCGCGCCGCGAAGAGTCTTGCGGCATTATGGGCCAACCAAGGCAAGCGTCGGGAAGCGATCGATTTGCTTGCGCCGATCTACGCCTCATTTACGGAAGGTTTCGAGACTCGAGACCTGGCCGAGGCGAAGGATTTGCTCGATCAGCTCCAGTAA
- a CDS encoding hypothetical protein (product_source=Hypo-rule applied; cleavage_site_network=SignalP-noTM) — translation MKRFVLGLSIVICSICTGVSGSSAAPARGNAIMDAATGSLIEPAYVYRRSVYGGTRYAGCRRVRTCSPNGCVYVRRCW, via the coding sequence GCGATTCGTGCTTGGATTATCAATCGTCATTTGCTCGATCTGTACCGGAGTGAGTGGGTCCAGCGCCGCACCCGCGCGAGGCAATGCAATCATGGATGCGGCAACAGGGTCGCTAATCGAACCGGCTTATGTCTATCGTCGCAGCGTCTATGGCGGCACGCGTTACGCTGGCTGCCGACGGGTTCGCACGTGCAGCCCGAACGGCTGTGTCTACGTTCGCAGATGCTGGTAG
- a CDS encoding putative acylesterase/phospholipase RssA (product_source=COG1752; cath_funfam=1.10.10.200; cog=COG1752; pfam=PF01734; superfamily=52151), giving the protein MKDSVKPRTLKRAITLGGGGPAAGLHIGVLRALRAADITFDVWSLSCIGAWVGIVYNQCDKGREVEQTYQFFRDGVFRDDESYERFPINSVFGADWFGNSRAVMDFALDPNSYKDLWQPHKMMDAFNETMSLLYDHSPLRRKYKTWERGDINGWILNQVLAPNPAVRYLTSLMYLSHITGLSRINYPDSEFMKRIKFDRLFNEGKPWIFHNAWNLDEQELAFFSNYPMKDKGYKGDINAPTLCACSALPFVEETVKIDGETYCEGALVDTVNFRSLLEEHPDLDEIWISRIVDAKQIRKPENLHDALANLCQLFAATVGEDDVKLFKYHVQYPEAGQKPWKGTVVEIHVPSTIDFKWNHSNLDKGQRLGKAAAEDAIAAYKAAGENGTGKVRFINERAPKDKMPKLQSKAHKPVPA; this is encoded by the coding sequence ATGAAAGACTCTGTGAAGCCTCGAACTCTCAAAAGAGCAATTACCCTTGGCGGCGGCGGTCCGGCGGCAGGGCTGCATATCGGAGTTTTAAGAGCTCTTCGCGCCGCTGATATCACGTTTGATGTGTGGTCGCTCTCCTGTATCGGCGCATGGGTCGGAATTGTTTACAACCAGTGCGACAAGGGCAGAGAAGTAGAGCAGACCTATCAGTTCTTCCGGGATGGTGTGTTTCGCGACGACGAGAGCTATGAACGCTTTCCCATCAACTCTGTGTTTGGCGCGGACTGGTTCGGCAACTCGCGCGCGGTGATGGATTTCGCGCTCGATCCCAACAGCTACAAGGACCTTTGGCAGCCGCATAAGATGATGGACGCCTTCAATGAGACAATGTCACTGTTGTATGACCACTCTCCCTTGCGCAGAAAATACAAGACGTGGGAGAGGGGCGACATCAACGGGTGGATTCTCAATCAGGTATTGGCGCCAAATCCGGCGGTTCGCTATCTGACGTCCTTGATGTATCTGTCCCACATCACCGGCCTGTCCAGGATCAATTATCCGGATAGTGAATTTATGAAGCGCATTAAATTCGACAGGCTCTTTAACGAGGGAAAGCCGTGGATATTCCACAATGCCTGGAATCTGGATGAGCAGGAGCTTGCGTTCTTCTCCAACTATCCAATGAAGGACAAGGGTTACAAAGGCGATATCAACGCCCCAACGTTGTGCGCGTGTTCGGCACTTCCGTTTGTCGAGGAGACCGTCAAGATTGACGGGGAGACGTACTGTGAAGGCGCGCTGGTCGACACGGTCAATTTTAGAAGCTTGCTTGAGGAGCATCCCGATCTCGATGAAATATGGATAAGCCGGATCGTTGATGCCAAGCAAATCCGCAAACCTGAGAATCTTCACGATGCGCTCGCAAATCTGTGCCAGCTATTTGCAGCCACTGTGGGCGAAGATGACGTCAAGCTTTTCAAGTATCACGTTCAATATCCCGAGGCAGGTCAGAAGCCGTGGAAGGGGACCGTGGTCGAGATACATGTGCCAAGTACCATCGATTTTAAGTGGAATCACAGCAATCTCGATAAGGGGCAGAGATTGGGAAAAGCTGCCGCGGAAGACGCGATCGCGGCCTATAAGGCGGCGGGAGAGAACGGGACCGGAAAGGTCCGCTTTATCAATGAGCGTGCACCCAAGGATAAAATGCCCAAGCTGCAAAGCAAGGCACATAAGCCTGTGCCTGCCTGA
- a CDS encoding hypothetical protein (product_source=Hypo-rule applied; superfamily=55785; transmembrane_helix_parts=Inside_1_58,TMhelix_59_78,Outside_79_92,TMhelix_93_115,Inside_116_118) — translation MNTYKSKWHSFYSGHVEESVHAVFGYVERIIIGTLVVSAGTHISTNEPAIMLFGYLRHGLIGRGVELFGVILLVLNFLDGLYRLSKSEWHTVLQIIMTLIYVALSMRLVELILAFRGE, via the coding sequence ATGAATACGTACAAGAGCAAGTGGCATTCGTTTTACAGCGGACACGTCGAAGAGTCCGTGCATGCCGTCTTTGGCTACGTTGAGCGAATTATTATAGGGACGTTGGTGGTGTCGGCCGGCACGCACATCTCCACGAACGAGCCAGCCATCATGTTGTTCGGATATTTGCGGCATGGCCTTATTGGCCGCGGCGTCGAACTGTTCGGCGTTATTCTGCTTGTGTTGAACTTTCTTGATGGTCTGTATCGGCTCTCTAAATCTGAGTGGCACACCGTTCTACAGATCATTATGACGCTGATCTACGTTGCGCTCTCCATGCGCCTTGTGGAGCTTATCCTTGCCTTTCGCGGCGAATAG